The following proteins come from a genomic window of Pichia kudriavzevii chromosome 1, complete sequence:
- a CDS encoding uncharacterized protein (PKUD0A08510; Pfam Domains: Fungal_trans(1.8e-14)|Zn_clus(4.8e-08)), which produces MTIDTDHISASDPKGVNALKRKYTRSAKACIECHNKKVKCDVSTKPENTKCTNCIHNNLECVIYVRKKRCSNKRKHFVPSNEPIKQDQLSAEIPPKDNHRSPPKGVFTDAHIPGNDKNTLIGCSCPVPKFATKGNVSILNTNLNEIESIPEKQDTSLIPPFPSSILKAPIQNEFPYISSIKLDPNDVLKENMRDLMMTEFGLHESINNHLTTILDNALYQITENNKRAYSLDTIDFQVLEINGCFTLPDEETCWKCIRNFFEYINPQLPIVDKQWFYKNYADLRRPPSLLLLYSILFIGAWHANSEDDDIEKQNENIKISQVFFRRAKLLYECSIEVEPIAIIQSLILFSFNNNSMSSLSKIEYYWSHVAVVVALQYGFHLKPPKSLPEAEKRIRKRLWWILYYRDRSLAFGYSRPSIINLKECEHDDLELEELKQSGFTKLESLYIIYLVKFGKLFDKINTIQQDITKSYLSGKPVLHLMKKCDSTMIKFLGSFPKELKFSFKEPSSQSFLSTMIMSHYYTLLIVIHRANILRHTTDNYPSWAISFQAVLYIKSMSDCLVSKQMISKVAVLSHNTLTTSAIIMLYHLLNEDPKVSEIAKAFFLRVLGIWKSSYKKFPSCYPMLCIFGNLYNSEQYLKEVVRSVAPKDKGREKVETENYDIDEKSSRSLKLPDLSFITHPNFDSNMANSIHNNIDQDYRMFFKIGIDFNKLFTDPVFTEGSSLLPRSEVNNINGNDLFSDVKPKIRVKNDSITTSSSSAKTSPQSTTLKSPETKFQYGHENYTPPRYEVPAINVAVPDEAPQNQCENFGNHIEKNKYPIDLLQATWRPKFIIDDKPINSNTPDYSSFNGGEISTHAENISQDILFSSGYQIMGTDSFHSGIQEDRNLDPQRCKYKNPSSESFPMSTTNVPKFTNSVMQYTKNTEISPVGQVQASMVQYGPLRRNQENTFQPLNMNPQHDLIQKNYSGQYQHPVSTQNLNSENATDQILHQSDSNGSSQLTHQYTYHQPQVLQEYITGCFDANPYSPYQQYPAATEQLLNPYQPHTNKLD; this is translated from the coding sequence ATGACTATTGATACTGATCATATTTCAGCCTCTGATCCAAAAGGCGTAAACGCTTTGAAAAGGAAGTACACTAGGTCAGCTAAGGCCTGCATAGAATGTCATAACAAAAAGGTCAAATGTGATGTCTCCACCAAGCcagaaaatacaaaatgTACCAACTGTATACACAACAATTTAGAATGTGTCATCTATgtgagaaagaaaaggtgCTCAAACAAGAGGAAACATTTTGTACCGTCTAACGAACCCATAAAACAAGATCAGTTGAGTGCAGAGATCCCACCTAAAGATAATCATAGAAGTCCCCCCAAAGGTGTGTTTACAGATGCACATATTCCTGGCAACGACAAAAATACCCTAATTGGTTGCAGTTGCCCTGTACCTAAATTTGCAACTAAAGGTAATGTCAGTATTCTAAACACCAACTTAAACGAAATAGAATCGATACCGGAGAAGCAAGATACTTCCTTGATTCCCCCTTTTCCTTCTAGTATTTTAAAGGCGCCAATTCAGAACGAGTTCCCTTATATTAGTTCTATAAAGCTTGATCCCAATGATGTGTTGAAGGAAAATATGCGtgatttgatgatgacCGAATTTGGTCTACACGAGTCCATAAACAACCATCTTACCACTATTCTCGATAACGCCCTCTACCAAATCACTGAGAATAATAAACGTGCATATAGTCTAGACACTATAGATTTCCAGgttttggaaataaatGGATGCTTTACTTTACCAGATGAGGAAACATGTTGGAAGTGTATCAGAAATTTTTTTGAGTACATAAATCCTCAATTGCCGATAGTTGATAAACAGTGGTTTTATAAAAACTACGCAGATCTAAGGCGGCCGCCCTCCTTGTTGTTACTTTATTCGATTCTCTTTATAGGGGCCTGGCATGCTAActctgaagatgatgatataGAAAAAcagaatgaaaatatcaagattTCACAGGTCTTTTTCCGAAGAGCAAAGCTATTGTATGAATGCTCTATTGAAGTCGAGCCAATTGCCATAATTCAAtcattaattttgttttccttcaataacaacagCATGTCGAGTTTGTCAAAAATCGAATATTATTGGTCACATGTGGCCGTTGTTGTAGCCTTGCAATATGGGTTCCATCTGAAACCTCCAAAATCATTGCCAGAAGCAGAGAAGAGAATAAGGAAAAGATTATGGTGGATTCTTTATTATAGAGATCGGTCCCTTGCATTTGGTTATTCTAGACCCAGCATTataaacttgaaagaatGTGAACATGATGATTTAGAACTAGAAGAGCTAAAACAATCAGGATTCACGAAGCTCGAATCATTGTATATAATCTACCTCGTAAAATTTGGGAAGCtgtttgataaaataaacACAATACAACAAGACATAACAAAAAGTTATTTGAGTGGTAAGCCAGTGCTGCAtctaatgaaaaaatgcGATTCAACCATGATCAAGTTTCTAGGGTCTTTCCCAAAGGAGCTTAAGTTCAGTTTTAAAGAACCATCTTCCcaatcttttctttcaacCATGATAATGTCACATTATTATACTCTATTAATAGTCATACATAGAGCTAACATATTGAGGCATACAACAGATAACTACCCCTCTTGGGCTATATCTTTTCAAGCTGTATTGTATATCAAATCAATGAGTGACTGCTTAGTGTCAAAGCAAATGATATCAAAAGTTGCAGTATTGTCGCATAATACATTAACCACATCAGCTATTATAATGCTATATCATTTGCTAAATGAAGATCCAAAAGTTTCAGAAATAGCAAAGGCTTTTTTCCTTAGAGTACTGGGTATATGGAAATCATCATACAAAAAATTTCCTTCTTGCTACCCGATGCTTTGTATATTTGGGAACCTTTACAATTCGGAACAGTATTTAAAGGAGGTTGTTAGATCAGTAGCCCCAAAAGACAaaggaagagaaaaagttgaaaCCGAAAACTATGATATAGACGAAAAGAGCTCTCGTTCTTTAAAGCTTCCTGATTTATCATTTATTACACATCCTAATTTTGACTCAAACATGGCTAATTCGATCCACAACAATATTGACCAAGATTACAGAATGTTTTTTAAAATAGGAATCGACTTTAATAAATTATTTACCGATCCTGTTTTCACAGAAGGATCATCACTACTACCAAGGAGTGAAGTAAATAACATAAATGGCAATGATTTATTCTCGGATGTTAAGCCCAAAATCAGAGTTAAAAATGATTCGATTACAACTTCTAGTAGTTCAGCGAAAACTTCACCACAATCAACCACGTTGAAGTCACCAGAGACAAAGTTTCAGTATGGCCATGAAAACTACACCCCGCCGAGATATGAGGTTCCAGCCATAAATGTAGCTGTGCCAGATGAGGCCCCTCAGAATCAATGTGAAAATTTTGGTAAtcatattgaaaaaaacaaatatcCTATTGACCTTTTACAAGCAACCTGGCGGCCTAAATTTATCATAGACGATAAGCCAATCAATTCTAATACACCCGATTATAGCAGTTTCAATGGCGGTGAAATCTCTACACACGCAGAAAATATTTCACAGGATATACTATTTTCTAGTGGATATCAAATCATGGGCACAGATTCATTTCATAGCGGAATTCAGGAAGACAGAAATTTAGATCCACAAAGGTGTAAGTATAAAAACCCGAGTTCCGAAAGTTTTCCTATGTCAACTACAAATGTCCCTAAATTCACCAATTCTGTTATGCAATATACCAAAAATACAGAAATTTCACCTGTCGGTCAGGTGCAGGCATCGATGGTTCAGTACGGACCACTGCGAAGGAATCAAGAAAATACATTCCAACCGTTAAATATGAATCCTCAACATGATCTCATTCAAAAGAATTATAGTGGCCAATACCAGCATCCAGTTTCTACTCAGAACCTCAATTCTGAAAATGCAACAGaccaaattcttcatcagtcGGACTCCAATGGCAGTAGTCAGTTGACTCATCAATACACATATCACCAGCCACAGGTACTACAGGAATATATAACTGGATGTTTTGACGCAAATCCATATTCGCCGTACCAACAATACCCTGCAGCTACAGAACAGTTGCTTAATCCGTATCAACCACACACTAATAAGTTGgattga
- a CDS encoding uncharacterized protein (PKUD0A08520; similar to Saccharomyces cerevisiae YDR019C (GCV1); ancestral locus Anc_3.246): MLRSFASKNTLKCFTRSYSVKSESTLLKTPLYETHVELGATMVPFAGFSMPVLYKDQTHIKSHNWTRTKCGVFDVSHMVQHKISGPNTTRFLEKICPTDFSVLKPFQSSLSVLLNNEGGVVDDTIVTKHDEDSYYIVTNAGCRDQDLAFFKEELAKYEDGSEIKHSTFGGTLLAIQGPKSQEIVSKFTNTKLDDLYFGNSRFIDLQGFGTDAKFHIARGGYTGEDGFEISIPDDKVGVDFFKALLEYDEIVKPIGLAARDSLRLEAGMCLYGHELNTDITPIEASLNWLVSKSRRSPENANFNGANKILSQINDPKSVKFKRVGLVSKGPSPRHGNKIFSAEDPTKEIGVICSGSPSPSVGGNVAQAFIYKPFQKIGTKVKVEIRGKLRDAEVAKMPFYPTSYYRG; this comes from the coding sequence ATGTTAAGATCTTTTGCATCCAAAAACACACTTAAATGCTTCACCAGATCATACTCAGTTAAGTCTGAGTCAACCCTCCTTAAGACTCCATTGTATGAAACTCACGTTGAATTGGGAGCCACAATGGTTCCATTTGCAGGCTTTTCAATGCCGGTTTTGTATAAGGATCAAACACATATCAAGTCTCACAATTGGACAAGGACTAAGTGTGGTGTCTTTGATGTCTCACATATGGTGCAGCATAAAATTTCCGGTCCAAATACCACAAGATTCTTGGAAAAAATCTGTCCTACTGATTTCAGTGTCTTGAAACCTTTCCAATCAAGCTTGAGTGTCTTGCTAAATAATGAAGGTGGTGTGGTTGATGACACTATAGTTACTAAGCACGATGAGGACTCGTATTATATTGTCACCAATGCCGGATGTAGAGATCAGGATCTTGCATTTTTCAAGGAAGAGCTGGCAAAGTATGAGGATGGCTCTGAGATCAAGCATTCCACGTTTGGTGGCACTTTATTGGCAATCCAAGGACCAAAATCTCAAGAGATTGTTTCGAAGTTCACCAATACCAAGCTAGATGATCTATATTTCGGTAATTCTAGATTTATTGATCTCCAAGGTTTTGGAACTGATGCCAAGTTTCACATTGCAAGAGGAGGCTACACCGGTGAGGatggttttgaaatttccatTCCAGATGATAAGGTCggtgttgattttttcaaagcaTTGTTGGAatatgatgaaattgttaaGCCGATCGGTTTAGCTGCAAGAGACTCGTTGAGATTAGAAGCAGGCATGTGTCTCTACGGCCATGAACTTAACACCGACATTACTCCTATTGAAGCTTCCTTGAATTGGCTAGTGTCAAAATCTAGAAGATCTCCTGAAAATGCCAACTTTAATGGTGCTAATAAAATCTTGTCTCAAATAAATGATCCAAAATCTGTCAAATTTAAAAGAGTTGGCTTAGTCTCCAAGGGTCCATCACCAAGACACGGTAATAAAATTTTCTCAGCTGAAGATCCTACTAAAGAAATTGGTGTTATCTGTTCCGGATCCCCTTCACCTTCGGTTGGGGGTAATGTTGCTCAAGCGTTTATTTACAAACCTTTCCAAAAGATAGGTACTAAAGTTAAGGTTGAGATCAGAGGTAAATTGAGAGATGCTGAAGTTGCAAAGATGCCTTTCTATCCTACATCCTACTACAGGGGATGA
- a CDS encoding uncharacterized protein (PKUD0A08530; similar to Saccharomyces cerevisiae YJL074C (SMC3); ancestral locus Anc_1.295), which yields MYIKRVVIRGFKTYKNETVIEDISPHHNVVVGRNGSGKSNFFAAIRFVLSDAYTNLSREERQSLIHESSVNIISAYVEIVFDNTDRRIPIAKDEVAIRRTIGMKKDDYSLDYKSATRSEIVNILESSGFSRSNPYYIVPQGKVTALTNAKDSERLDLLKDIAGARVFEHKLKESLKEMAITAEKQEQIKDMVSDIEKRLQELNIEKEDLKAFEILTNKKKILEFNIYDRELKALNNQLDALENNQSLSAQETESFTSELESREAQILRLEAQLEDFKSKKQLFNIDLEMNTKETGDILQQITNLNIQLQEARNGNSNIRLESYNERISEIENEIALTTEELNESKEILRKLKLEESKLKLEMNNLRQKQLSIISKKNQSTKFNTKTERDAYIQNKIKQLDDSKIKRSHDLRNLEKHLKVSQTLLQEALAEKARIKVDESLSSTIDELNHEISSLKSEARALVDDRSLLWRKESKINSVIALKEENLMTVEQSLRGGINASTLNALDTVKYIAKKLGPSIENGIYGYLGELIDVSEKYKTAVDVIGGNSLFNIVVNNDQTASILIEELRKVKRSRTTFIPLNRLSNESFVFPSGTDFVPLIKKIAYDDFLAPAVKQIFGKTVLCVDIQRGFELSNEYNVNAVTIDGDRCDNRGVLTGGFRDVKVSRIDYLKNLRVLKNEIYKSKQELKVLKEEINGKDFAINANHQKSMKLKSLLDIKTKEASDVESLLSRFNNKIAQHSQDIAFIEQKIEACKASIDSIEKQISNYTDEIESVFSQNTFTEHDETTLKEIYSELPLLEKKHRQVMSEIEAVDLKISSASTLISEILNPRYNNLKYEIEAQSSSEKDSDNLIRDLESSINKLKLRQSELKNEGDIITSNLLEINKSIQEDEERLAELNAEQEKFIKRFEDMGKSTDKTLSQRVRLRNRKHDLERSIGELGIIPEDALVAFEDESTSGLSKKLTKINESLKKYYHVNKKAMEQFAKFSREKDFLVDRLLELDEAKDAIENLIKVLQHRKNEAIIRAFKEVSSSFSKTFEALVPTGKGRLVILKKSKEQVENPLSLSQYPDSNGQDGENSDLEDSAAEESESANDLIDSYVGISISVSFNSKKDEQQRLEQLSGGQKTVCALSLILAIQSCDPAPFYLFDEIDSNLDAQYRTAVANLVHKLSKNAQFICTTFRSEMLKVSDKFYGVMFNNKVSTISSIDSEQALDFVEDQKQ from the coding sequence ATGTATATTAAAAGGGTGGTTATTCGTGGCTTTAAAACATACAAAAATGAGACGGTTATTGAAGACATCTCTCCACATCACAATGTGGTTGTTGGTAGAAATGGATCAGGTAAATCAAACTTCTTCGCAGCTATTAGGTTTGTCTTGAGTGATGCTTACACAAACTTGAGCCGGGAAGAACGCCAATCTCTTATACATGAGAGTTCTGTCAACATTATTTCGGCCTATGTTGAGATAGTCTTTGACAACACGGATCGCAGAATTCCTATTGCGAAGGACGAAGTTGCTATAAGACGAACTATTGGTATGAAGAAGGACGACTACTCTTTAGATTATAAAAGTGCCACAAGGTCAGAAATAGTTAATATCTTAGAATCTTCTGGATTTTCTAGATCTAATCCTTATTATATTGTCCCCCAGGGTAAAGTCACAGCATTAACCAATGCGAAAGACTCAGAAAGACTAGATCTATTAAAAGATATAGCAGGTGCTAGAGTTTTTGAACACAAGCTGAAGGAATCTCTCAAAGAAATGGCAATCACTgcagagaaacaagaacaaatcaaagacATGGTGtctgatattgaaaaaagatTGCAAGAACTAAACATCGAAAAGGAAGATTTGAAAGCTTTTGAAATCTTAACTaataagaagaagattttaGAATTCAACATTTATGACAGAGAACTAAAAGCACTAAACAATCAGTTAGATGCGTTAGAAAATAACCAAAGTTTATCAGCACAGGAAACGGAGTCATTTACTTCTGAGTTGGAATCTAGAGAGGCGCAAATTTTGAGACTTGAAGCACAGTTGGAAGACTTCAAATCTAAAAAACAGCTCTTTAATATTGATTTAGAAATGAATACTAAAGAAACTGGAGATATTCTCCAGCAAATAACAAACTTGAATATCCAGCTGCAGGAAGCTAGAAACGGTAACTCTAATATTAGACTAGAATCTTACAATGAAAGAATtagtgaaattgaaaacgaAATAGCACTTACAACAGAAGAGCTCAATGAATCGAAAGAGATACTGAGAAAGCTTAAGTTGGAAGAATCAAAATTAAAGCTTGAAATGAATAACCTGCGTCAAAAACAATTGTCTATTATatccaagaaaaatcaatcaacaaaattcaaTACCAAAACAGAGAGAGATGCatatattcaaaacaaaattaaacaACTGGATGattcaaaaatcaaaagatcACACGATTTGAGAAACCTTGAAAAGCATTTGAAGGTTTCACAGACTTTACTTCAGGAAGCATTAGCCGAAAAAGCACGTATTAAGGTTGATGAGTCTTTGTCTTCAACTATAGACGAGCTAAATCATGAAATTTCTTCCCTCAAATCTGAGGCCAGGGCTTTGGTAGATGACCGTAGTCTATTATGGAGAAAAGAGAGTAAAATCAATAGTGTCATTGCtctaaaagaagaaaatttaATGACCGTTGAGCAATCTCTCCGAGGAGGCATCAACGCTTCAACCTTAAATGCTCTTGATACGGTGAAGTATATAGCGAAAAAACTCGGTCCCAGTATCGAAAATGGTATCTATGGTTACCTTGGTGAACTAATTGATGTTTCtgagaaatacaaaaccGCTGTAGATGTCATTGGCGGAAACTCGTTGTTTAATATCGTTGTGAACAATGATCAAACTGCGAGTATTCTCATTGAAGAGTTGAGGAAAGTTAAGCGCTCAAGAACAACATTTATCCCTCTCAACAGATTGAGTAATGAAAGTTTCGTTTTTCCTTCAGGAACTGACTTTGTTCCGttaattaaaaaaattgccTATGATGATTTCTTGGCACCAGCGGTAAAACAAATATTTGGTAAAACTGTTTTATGTGTTGATATCCAGAGAGGATTTGAACTTTCGAACGAGTATAATGTCAACGCTGTCACAATTGATGGTGATAGATGTGACAATAGAGGTGTCCTAACTGGGGGTTTTAGAGATGTAAAAGTGTCTCGTATAGATTACCTGAAAAACCTCAGAGTTCTAAAAAACGAAATATATAAGAGCAAGCAAGAGTTGAAAGTACTGAAGGAGGAAATCAATGGAAAGGATTTTGCAATCAATGCGAACCATCAAAAATCGATGAAACTGAAGAGTCTTTTGGACATCAAAACGAAAGAAGCAAGTGACGTGGAATCCCTACTTTCTAGgttcaataataaaattgCACAACACTCACAAGATATTGCTTTTATAGaacaaaaaatagaagCTTGTAAGGCATCAATTGACTCGatagaaaaacaaatttcaaactaTACCGACGAAATTGAATCagttttttctcaaaatacTTTTACTGAGCATGACGAAACAACTTTGAAAGAGATTTACTCCGAATTGCCATTACTTGAGAAGAAACATCGTCAAGTAATGtctgaaattgaagctGTTGATCTTAAGATATCATCGGCATCTACCTTGATTTCCGAAATTTTGAATCCCCGCTACAATAACTTAAaatatgaaattgaagcaCAGAGTTCTTCTGAAAAAGATTCGGATAACTTGATCCGTGATCTAGAGAGTAGTATTAACAAGCTTAAGTTGAGGCAAAGTGAATTGAAGAACGAAGGTGACATAATAACTTCAAATCTTCTTGAAATTAACAAGTCCATtcaagaagatgaagaacGTCTGGCTGAGTTAAATGCtgaacaagaaaagtttattaaaagatttgaagacATGGGGAAATCTACTGATAAAACTTTATCCCAACGAGTTAGACTAAGAAACCGGAAACATGATTTAGAACGGAGCATTGGAGAATTGGGAATTATACCAGAAGACGCATTAGTTGCTTTCGAAGATGAGTCAACATCTGGTTTATCTAAAAAGCTTACCAAAATCAACGAAAgcttaaaaaaatattatcaTGTTAATAAGAAAGCAATGGAACAGTTTGCAAAGTTTTCTAGAGAAAAAGACTTTCTAGTTGATCGACTCCTTGAGTTAGATGAAGCTAAGGATGctattgaaaatttgatcAAGGTACTTCAACATAGGAAGAATGAAGCAATTATTAGAGCATTTAAGGAAGTTTCgtcaagtttttcaaaaactttcGAAGCGCTTGTGCCTACTGGAAAGGGTAGGCTTGtgatcttgaagaaaagtaaGGAACAGGTGGAAAATCCCCTTTCTCTGTCCCAGTATCCAGACTCTAATGGTCAAGATGGTGAAAATTCAGATCTTGAGGATTCTGCGGCAGAGGAATCTGAGTCGGCAAATGATTTAATCGATTCTTACGTTGGTATTTCGATTTCTGTCTCGTTTAACTCTAAGAAGGATGAACAACAACGACTTGAACAACTGTCAGGAGGCCAAAAAACAGTTTGTGCATTGTCTCTTATCTTGGCTATCCAGAGCTGTGACCCAGCTCCTTTTTACCTTTTcgatgaaattgattcaaACTTAGATGCGCAATACAGGACTGCAGTTGCCAACCTTGTGCacaaattatcaaagaatGCACAGTTTATCTGCACGACCTTTAGGTCTGAAATGTTGAAAGTAAGTGACAAATTCTATGGTGTTATGTTCAACAACAAGGTGAGTACCATATCCAGCATTGATTCTGAACAAGCACTTGATTTTGTGGAAGATCAGAAGCAATGA